In Engraulis encrasicolus isolate BLACKSEA-1 chromosome 15, IST_EnEncr_1.0, whole genome shotgun sequence, the following proteins share a genomic window:
- the LOC134464406 gene encoding solute carrier family 22 member 4-like codes for MKTTHASEDIVQQTSLLKSAERAREYDEITSFLGSWGPFQFLIFFSLAFSILPNGIVGVYIVFVGDTPPHECLVPQDSNISEGWRNVSIPLEQVNGVLRRSSCSRYSLDVLKNFSLLDLDPHVDVNLSGLPQERCLDGWTYSKEVYQSTIVTEWDLVCENEQKEPLTTSIYFLGVLFGTFISGQLSDRYGRRPIMLGTMAIQTVTIFIQIFSPSWEFFTIDFFFIGASGFSNYVVAYVLGSEMLSPATRVMFCSLGVFMSSNIGQVLLPLFAYFLRDWRLLIIPMAASGLLYIPLWWLVPESPRWLLSQGRVEEAEAILRKAARMNKVAVPEVIFTPIEILEAKAKEEKKHSMLDILRSCNAVTLIIVCSILWMVITMAYFALLLNTTNLHGSKHFNFFLSAVVGIPAYIVAMLLLRYCSRRFCQSSTLVLGGVMILLIQLVPTDLPEVAIFLEMVGKFGITAAFCVVYAVTAELFPTVVRNMAMGTCSMAARIGGIISPFVIYLGNYYKYIPYILIGSLAVLSGLLCYVLPETFGKVLPETIAEMQTVIRVGQSKEKHQDQQCDTPSQTADVCPSKYPTVQSTSIA; via the exons atgaaaacaacccatgcaagtgaAGATATTGTGCAGCAGACCAGTTTACTAAAGAGCGCGGAGAGGGCGCGAGAGTATGACGAGATCACGTCCTTCCTTgggtcctggggtccgtttcaGTTTCTCATCTTCTTCTCCCTGGCTTTCAGCATCCTGCCTAATGGCATCGTTGGGGTTTATATCGTTTTTGTGGGGGACACGCCGCCCCACGAGTGCCTGGTACCCCAGGACAGTAACATCAGTGAGGGATGGAGGAACGTGAGCATCCCCCTGGAGCAAGTGAACGGAGTTCTGAGACGGAGCTCCTGCAGCAGATACAGCCTGGACGTGCTCAAGAACTTCTCCCTGCTGGACCTCGACCCTCATGTGGACGTGAACCTTAGTGGACTTCCACAGGAGAGATGCCTGGATGGATGGACATACAGTAAAGAGGTCTACCAGTCCACCATTGTTACCGAG TGGGACCTGGTGTGTGAGAATGAGCAAAAGGAACCTCTGACAACCTCCATCTACTTCTTGGGCGTACTGTTTGGCACGTTCATCTCTGGGCAGCTCTCCGACAG GTATGGAAGGCGCCCTATCATGCTTGGCACCATGGCCATCCAGACGGTGACCATCTTCATCCAGATCTTCTCGCCCAGCTGGGAGTTCTTCACCATCGACTTCTTCTTCATTGGAGCCAGTGGATTCTCCAACTACGTCGTTGCCTATGTGCTCG GCTCTGAGATGCTGAGCCCAGCCACTCGAGTGATGTTCTGCTCCCTGGGTGTCTTCATGTCCTCCAACATTGGCCAGGTGCTGCTGCCCCTGTTCGCCTACTTCCTCAGGGACTGGAGGCTCCTGATCATTCCCATGGCCGCCTCTGGATTACTCTACATCCCCCTCTGGTG gCTGGTCCCAGAGTCTCCGCGCTGGCTCCTGTCCCAgggaagggtggaggaggctgaggCCATACTCAGGAAAGCAGCTAGGATGAACAAGGTGGCCGTGCCAGAGGTCATCTTCACGCCCATTGAG ATCTTGGAGGCCAaggccaaagaggagaagaagcacagcatgctggacATCCTGAGGAGCTGCAACGCCGTGACCCTCATCATCGTCTGCTCCATCCTCTG GATGGTCATCACCATGGCCTACTTCGCCCTGCTGCTGAACACCACCAACCTGCACGGCAGCAAGCACTTCAACTTCTTCCTGTCGGCGGTGGTGGGGATCCCCGCCTACATCGTGGCCATGCTGCTGCTGAGGTACTGCTCGCGTCGCTTCTGCCAGTCCTCCACCCTCGTGCTGGGCGGCGTCATGATCCTCCTCATCCAGCTTGTGCCCACAG ATCTGCCAGAAGTAGCCATCTTTCTGGAGATGGTGGGCAAGTTTGGCATCACGGCAGCCTTCTGCGTGGTTTACGCCGTGACCGCTGAACTCTTCCCCACTGTGGTGCGCAACATGGCCATGGGGACGTGCTCAATGGCCGCGCGCATCGGAGGCATCATCTCCCCCTTTGTCATTTATCTAG GAAATTATTACAAATACATTCCCTACATCCTGATTGGCAGTTTGGCTGTGCTCTCGGGCCTGCTATGTTATGTGCTGCCTGAGACGTTTGGAAAGGTCCTCCCGGAGACCATTGCTGAGATGCAGACAGTCATACG GGTTGGCCAGTCCAAGGAGAAGCATCAAGACCAGCAGTGTGACACACCAAGCCAAACTGCAGACGTATGCCCTTCAAAATACCCAACAGTGCAGTCTACCTCTATTGCATAA